The Cryptomeria japonica unplaced genomic scaffold, Sugi_1.0 HiC_scaffold_78, whole genome shotgun sequence genome segment TGACTAGAAGGATGGAAGATGATTGAATTGATTCCAATTGTgtgtttacattaatattaatttaaaaagaaaatgataaaaatcttaaaaaacatattttaatatgattaattagaaaaagaatgtgtacaaaagaaaaatctaatattttctatttttaataataatatcttttaatggtatcctcttttatttaaatatttcatatttttttttaagtttgaaaaGAAGAATagacaaaatttttaaaaaagaaagaattagctactttttctaattttttaaatgattaatttttcattaagtgAAAATCTTactttaattatttatgttttttaatgaaattacaaataataatttcaaatttttcagaattcatttaatttatagttatttgtcttattaaaattttaattattgtagaataattatattttgaattagaaatctattttttatttatatctttttgataagaatatattttaattaatcttcttttattagtatattttatcttattttttattcaattattctaatcaccatcttcttcttttaaggtttaatttacattaagttaaaatttaattttaattatttgtcttatgaagttaaaaataataattttaaaagataatagaattgatttaatttatacatttgtcttattaatttctaatttattgtaaaataattatCTTTAAATTTTTATCTCTCTTCTTATTCTCTCTCTAACTAATAAACACACACTCgttgtttctccctccctctctatctctatctctctctctatccctcttcatttctttatatttccctctatctatatctctctctatttatccctatctctccctccctcattcccttTGTATCccactatctatctctttatcactacctctctctccctttctcttcttgtatatatctatctcttaCTCCTCTTCCAATATATGTCTAGCTCTTTCTCTATCCCCCCATATTTTGCTCCCTCTCCCTCAATCAATATCTATTTATCTATCTCTAGTtctctctatatatctatatatcaatCTCTATatgtctctccatctctccctctctctatgtctctttatatctctatatctctttatatctctatatctctatcactctatctcaccatttaTATATCTCTTTATCACTCCATATTCCACTATAGACCTCTTTATCCCCtatctttatatctttatctctcactctacaactctttatctctctatctatgtTATCATCTTCCTCTCTCCATCTATATTCCTCTCTACCTCTATTTTCTCCCccgcccccctccccccccccccccccccctctctctctctctctctctctctctctccccttatttTTCACtagattgcaaacataacatgtgcCTATTGGTTATGGAACTCGATTATCTTTTGAATTGAAAAGTTTTGTTTCAATTATAATTGAAACCTTGTAAGAGGATGCAAAGTGGATTTGAAaccatcacttctccattgagaccttttctccccccctctctctctctctctctctctctctctctctctctctctctctctctctctctctctctctctctctctctctctctctctctctctctctctccttattttTCACcagattgcaaacataacatgtgcCTATTGGTTATGGAACTTGATTATCTTTTGAATTGAAAAGTTTTGTTTTAGTTATAATTGAAACCTTGTAAGAGGATGCAAAGTGTATTTGAAaccatcacttctccattgagacctttgttgcacaagcaacattattttctaaatttggcctaccaattgatctcatgtactacacaaatttatgcaaaaaattgaccaaatttttccctaattgacctttcacacctcttcggcatacccattgcacactaagataCGATTGCTAGTAATTATTACTACCATAACAAGAATTcataaataaaacttaaaagagAATTAATAAATAacagaaataaaaattatttaaaattatcatttattaactcaacttataattaattaaaactattttcaatatttaatttaAGAGATTACAACATTTCATTATTTTGAAAGTTGTGAACTTCAAAATGAAATTATATATGACAATGACATATATACACTGATTCCACTCTGTACAgcgatttaaaaaattaaaaaacttatgAAATAAATCTGCATATCATATCTATGGAAAATGAAATGAATCTGCATATCACATCTATGAAAACTGAATACAGCAATTAAGAAAATGCCTACATTCATAAATATAAAGTATCAACAATTGTATGTAGCACACTCAAACTTTTCCCCTCTTCACCTTTCTTCACCTCCAACCGAAACCCCTTCTTCATTATTCCATGCCTCCTCAGCGcatttgaaatttccatataattACAACAATAACAGGTCAAATTAGCAGATGCTACCATTGTAATTATCCATTCTCCTTCACGCACCTTAAGCCCATAGTTGGGATCAAGTGATGCATTTATATCCTCTACTGAAGTATGGCTATCAACCACAACAACAAAGCATCCAATAACGAAACTCAATTCTAACCAGTTTGGACAAGCACCACTTTCAATCACTCCATCGACGCCAATGTTAGCATCAGAAAACAGACATTCATTTAAAGAGGACTCTGCTCCGTCCACTGGTTTTCCAAGCATATACATTACCTCCGATGGGACACCCTGAAATAAAAGACAAAATACTCAAATCATCTACCTCAAATTCTTTTCATGTACACAGCACTCAAAACATATTACTTAAGAAAAAATAGAATTTTGTTAAGAACAAATTACAAGGCAAAGCTCAAGGGatctaatgaaataaataaaaagacTTCTGTAAAAAATGGTATATTTATGCAGGCCAGTGAAAGAGGAGTATTGAAACCATTACCTTCAACTTATGAATGCAATTCCGTATTACTGCATTGCTGCAGTAACAAAGTTTCATATATTTTGGTAGATGGAGGTCTTCAATGCCTGATATGCTATGTAGATTCTCACAGGAGTCGATAACAATTCTCTCCAAGTAGCTCAGTCTGAAAAGATTTGGCAACTCCTCAAGCTCTGGACAGTCGCTAATAATTAGCTCTCTAAGCTCCATATGGTCACAGATTCCTGCTACTATTTGCAAATCTTTGCATCTTTGTAGAGACAGACTGATGAGTGTGGCAAGATCTGGCAATTCCTCCAGCTCAGGACAATCACTAATACACAACCGTCTAATCTCAAAGTTACCTGACACACTCTTCAAATTATGACAACCATTCAATTGGAGATATTCTAACTTTCCACATCTATCAATTAAAATCCTCTTGAGGCAACTTGGACCTACAAAAGCTGGGATCTCCACGATCTCAGGACAGTCACGGATGCTTAATTCTACAAGCTTTTGACAACAAAACTGTGCTGTTTTTAAATTTTGACAATCGTTCAGCACAAAGCATTTCAGCATCACATTTCTATCAAATTTTATCCTCTCCAGACACCTCATACTACTGAAACACAAGTACTCAAACTCGAGCTTTCCACAACCAGAAATTTCAATTTCTACAAGATTTACAAGATTGGGTATTCCTAACACACTTCCCAGTTTTTTACAATTTGTAATCTCAACATAACTTAATGTCTCTATCATTCTTAAATCCACTTCCACAAGTTCCTTCATGTCATGAAGTTTGATAGACTCAAGGCTTGGATGGTTCATTTCACTAATTAAGATCTTGGATACACAGTCTTCATCGCTGATCTCCAGCTTTTCAAGGCCACTCATAGGGCCCTCAGCACTACAGGACGGCCTTTCATTATCCCAGTCCATCTCATTAAATTGGAAATTCAAGATAACCAAAGATTCACGCAGAATGTTCTGGCCTCTTTTAGTGGAAACCTGCTCCCCCTTTAATGTGGAAGACCTGAGGCATAAACTACAAAGATTCATATTGAGAGATTCTAGTAAAGGCAAACCTGCTATTGGCAATCCTCGGGAATCTAAGAGAACTTTCTCTAAAGTATCTGACATTCCTAGATCTGGGATCTCTTTCAAAAAAGTTTCAGAAATTTGCAGCTCTTTCAACTGGGAGGGTACCTGAAATTCAAGATAAATTTGTGTAAAATTCTCAACGATTAAATAAATAGCCAAGAAACAACCATACCATGATGAATTTTACACTTCAAGGAGATGTAGTTTTTGACTGAGAAGATCAAAGTACCTGCATGTGATCCTCCCACAACCTATTGAATCGTCCACCTTTTATTTTTAAACATTGCAATTTTCGAAGAGGAATCCATGATGGAATGCTTGGTAGTTCACTGGAATTGCCCTCAAGCTGTAACCATAGTAAGAAAGCTGATGTCTCAACACAACTATCTGATTGGGCTAAAAAGAATGTAACTTGAGAGCCCATGGACTTGTCAAAAATGGATTGGAAACACCTGACATTGGTTTTGGCGAGTATAGTCTCATGACCCATTAATTCCTGCATGCACAGAATCAGCTCAGATTTCTCTTTATGTAATAAAAAGTTAAGATCTGGAATATTGCAATATTAAGGATAAAAACTGAAAGGATTACCAAGGATTTCAGATCTTGAGGACGCCACAGGCGATGAGGAGGGCTGTGCTCATGTGCCATTTCTCTTCCCAAGTCCCTCAGGTGGTTATGCATTCTCAATACAGCTCCCTCATATGTATTGAAATTTTCTATTACCTTTTCTTCTACAAGACACTTTTCTTTGAGTGTTTGCATTGTACTTTGAGCGTCCCATCCCGATCCCTCCCATACTCTTTCAGCTATACTCTTTGGTTTCCCCACAAAAAAGCAAGCAATATCCATGAAAATttgtttttcttcatcttctaatgcATCAAAACTTATTCTAAGTCTTTGCTTTACATCCTGTGGGAGCAGCTCTTTAACTTCAATCAACATTGACCTCCAATATTCTTGATCTCTACCACGAACTTGTCCACCCAGAACTTCAAGAGACAAAGGTAAGCCTCCACATATGCCTATGAAGTCGTCAACCAGCACCTCATACCCGCTGCGTGGATGAGCTTGGCTGAAGGCATGCCAACAGAAGAGTTCCCTTGCATCATTTTTATCCATTTCTTTTAAATTATAATCAACAGTAATGCCTGCGGTTATAAGCACACCCACGTCACGGGTCGTAACAATAACCAGACTATTTTCCGATTTCTTTAAGATATCCATGATTCGTAGAGAACTTAACTGCACCACATTATCGATGTCATCTAAAACAATCATGAAGCTTAAAGTGGGGCTCCTTTGTAGATAATCTTCAATACAGCTTGTTCCTTCCTCTGTGCTTCTAAATGTCAGATTTTTGTCGAAGAGATCTTTGAGAAGCCGACTTTGTAAAGAAGGTAGTTCATTTCTCATAGACTGTTCTCTCACATCAGACAAAAAACTTGCTCCATAGTAATTTGAACGCATTCGGTTAAACAACTCTTTGGCGAGAGTTGTCT includes the following:
- the LOC131864167 gene encoding disease resistance protein Roq1-like; protein product: MASSSSSNQENQAFSAFSEIEPAGKRRKVSESSTLYDVFINHRGLDDKLTLATQLYNSLEQLGIRAFLNSQEKELENSFPSNVETAIRSAKVHIAIFSPRYAESPWCLAELLLMLESKAKIIPVYYKVKPSDLRYIQSGHYHDAFFEYKEKGRYSDKLDAWMKALQSLSFTAGKEYNSAGDCEKIVEVVQKEVQSKTCLHVAEHPVGLKNLVKDFERRCLHERVQDFENQYGLGERKHKPNIIGIFGMSGLGKTTLAKELFNRMRSNYYGASFLSDVREQSMRNELPSLQSRLLKDLFDKNLTFRSTEEGTSCIEDYLQRSPTLSFMIVLDDIDNVVQLSSLRIMDILKKSENSLVIVTTRDVGVLITAGITVDYNLKEMDKNDARELFCWHAFSQAHPRSGYEVLVDDFIGICGGLPLSLEVLGGQVRGRDQEYWRSMLIEVKELLPQDVKQRLRISFDALEDEEKQIFMDIACFFVGKPKSIAERVWEGSGWDAQSTMQTLKEKCLVEEKVIENFNTYEGAVLRMHNHLRDLGREMAHEHSPPHRLWRPQDLKSLELMGHETILAKTNVRCFQSIFDKSMGSQVTFFLAQSDSCVETSAFLLWLQLEGNSSELPSIPSWIPLRKLQCLKIKGGRFNRLWEDHMQVPSQLKELQISETFLKEIPDLGMSDTLEKVLLDSRGLPIAGLPLLESLNMNLCSLCLRSSTLKGEQVSTKRGQNILRESLVILNFQFNEMDWDNERPSCSAEGPMSGLEKLEISDEDCVSKILISEMNHPSLESIKLHDMKELVEVDLRMIETLSYVEITNCKKLGSVLGIPNLVNLVEIEISGCGKLEFEYLCFSSMRCLERIKFDRNVMLKCFVLNDCQNLKTAQFCCQKLVELSIRDCPEIVEIPAFVGPSCLKRILIDRCGKLEYLQLNGCHNLKSVSGNFEIRRLCISDCPELEELPDLATLISLSLQRCKDLQIVAGICDHMELRELIISDCPELEELPNLFRLSYLERIVIDSCENLHSISGIEDLHLPKYMKLCYCSNAVIRNCIHKLKGVPSEVMYMLGKPVDGAESSLNECLFSDANIGVDGVIESGACPNWLELSFVIGCFVVVVDSHTSVEDINASLDPNYGLKVREGEWIITMVASANLTCYCCNYMEISNALRRHGIMKKGFRLEVKKGEEGKSLSVLHTIVDTLYL